One Eurosta solidaginis isolate ZX-2024a chromosome 5, ASM4086904v1, whole genome shotgun sequence DNA segment encodes these proteins:
- the LOC137254170 gene encoding uncharacterized protein: MIAQYLVSITMSASTDESPAPLLPPEINDMEREILSDSDSDFSPDDDQKDPNYIPNTPKKSAITHYYESIAPTIDSTPNDVGSQLRNLPSHASNSYYSESPVTRKRERNPELWKQNVRKNLRNRGLPYVSNKGKQMPGKTLGQACSRSCFYTCTRNISTEERQLILDHFWSLSPTEKQTFYANFVKQEEVKRRRCETKRQDDPKKKNSFKFYLKSCTKTVQVCKRFFLNTLSISERVIYYFFRKHYAVDTKESLSKLHHRGRKRTEESRIEEVKNHILSFPTVESHYCRSSTSRKYLEANLSIQKMYDLYKISLNNPVSLDIYRQVFNTKFNLGFYTPRKDVCDKCSLFKVNNAKQTVASVQLYEKHLNEKRFTIAERDADLKIIDKNTAVLVYDLQNIFSLPKLFASSFYYKRKLSVFNLTGTLILPGCEKVTYCAPWNETLSGRSGNDIASALIKILNKILEEHPNINTIILWSDSCVPQNRNRITATALLQFLHDHPHIIEIKQKFSEPGHSCLQLVDCVHSVIEKYLRNVEIPSQLTLLRLLKNTNFPNTKLRLLQMTDNDFKCYSIKSENMNFKDVQFFKCKSLLYSGNDLFKIGTKISFEHANYSFTNIQKKNRFSKSITIWEKPFCLVPKKALDENKKKDLTSAISFLENQEDKDFYQALLKF; this comes from the exons ATGATCGCACAATATTTAGTATCGATTACGATGTCGGCGAGTACGGACGAATCACCTGCGCCACTTTTGCCGCCGGAAATTAATGA TATGGAACGTGAAATACTAAGCGATAGCGATAGTGATTTTTCACCAGATGATGATCAGAAAGATCCGAACTACATTCCAAATACTCCGAAAAAGTCTGCAATAACGCATTATTATGAATCTATTGCCCCGACAATCGATTCAACACCAAATGATGTTGGCAGCCAACTTCGAAATTTGCCGTCCCATGCCagcaattctt ATTACAGCGAGTCTCCAGTAACTAGGAAACGTGAGCGAAATCCCGAACTTTGGAAACAAAATGTGAGAAAAAATCTTCGCAATCGAGGCTTACCATATGTAAGCAACAAAGGCAAACAAATGCCTGGCAAAACTCTTGGTCAAGCATGTTCTCGATCTTGTTTTTATACATGTACAAGAAATATATCTACAGAGGAAAGGCAACTTATACTCGACCATTTCTGGAGCCTAAGTCCTACAGAGAAACagaccttttatgctaattttgtGAAACAGGAGGAAGTTAAACGCAGACGATGTGAGACCAAAAGGCAGGATGATCCAAAAAAAAAGAACAGCTTTaaattctatttgaaatcatgtacCAAAACTGTACAGGTTTGCAAAAGATTTTTCTTAAACACCTTATCAATATCCGAACGAGTCATCTACTACTTTTTTCGCAAACATTATGCAGTAGACACGAAGGAATCTTTGTCTAAACTACATCATCGTGGGAGAAAACGTACCGAAGAAAGTCGAATAGAGGAAGTAAAGAATCATATTTTGAGCTTCCCAACAGTCGAATCACATTACTGTAGATCCTCCACCTCAAGAAAATATTTGGAGGCCAATTTAAGCATCCAAAAAATGTATGATCTCTATAAAATTTCGCTCAATAACCCAGTCAGTTTAGATATTTACAGGCAGGTTTTTAACACAAAGTTCAACTTAGGGTTTTATACACCACGTAAGGATGTTTGCGACAAATGTAGTCTCTTTAAAGTAAATAATGCTAAACAAACGGTAGCTTCTGTTCAACTGTATGAGAAacatttaaatgaaaaaagattTACAATAGCTGAACGTGATGCCGATCTCAAGATTATTGACAAAAATACTGCGGTTTTAGTGTATGATCTACAAAATATATTTTCGCTTCCGAAATTATTTGCTTCAAGCTTTTACTATAAAAGAAAGTTGTCTGTATTTAACCTTACTGGTACGCTTATACTACCTGGATGCGAAAAAGTAACATACTGCGCCCCTTGGAACGAAACTTTGAGCGGACGAAGCGGAAACGACATTGCCAGTGCGTTAAttaaaatattgaataaaattttagaaGAGCATCCAAATATTAATACCATTATATTATGGAGTGACTCGTGCGTTCCGCAAAACAGGAATCGTATAACTGCGACTGCTTTGCTACAATTCTTACACGATCATCCACATATTATAGAAATTAAGCAAAAATTCAGTGAGCCAGGGCATTCTTGCTTACAACTGGTTGATTGTGTTCACAGCGTAATTGAGAAATACTTACGAAACGTCGAAATTCCTAGTCAACTTACATTATTAAGACTGCTTAAAAATACAAACTTTCCAAATACAAAACTCCGTTTGTTACAAATGACTGATAATGACTTTAAGTGCTATTCTataaaatcggaaaatatgaattttaaagatgtacaattttttaaatgcaaATCTCTACTATATTCTGGAAATGATTTGTTCAAAATTGGAACGAAAATTTCTTTTGAACATGCAAATTATTCGTTtacaaatattcaaaaaaaaaatagattttcaaAATCCATAACCATTTGGGAGAAACCCTTTTGTCTTGTGCCGAAAAAAGCACttgatgaaaataaaaaaaaagacttAACAAGTGCCatctcattcctggaaaaccaGGAAGATAAAGACTTTTATCAagctttacttaaattttaa